A stretch of Triticum aestivum cultivar Chinese Spring chromosome 1D, IWGSC CS RefSeq v2.1, whole genome shotgun sequence DNA encodes these proteins:
- the LOC123180614 gene encoding probable tRNA(His) guanylyltransferase isoform X2, with protein sequence MAFPSLSPALPPAPWDPVLLTGLHAAPTPNNFTGGGDWYMDTGAMAHMFAHPGVAPRTGVLWRVLMTNSEYEYVKREFEFDRHLPASNWIIVRFDGCHFHRFSKIHAFEKPNDECFKIDECLC encoded by the exons ATGGCGTTCCCGTCCCTGTCGCCGGCCCTGCCGCCGGCGCCCTGGGACCCGGTGCTCCTCACCGGGCTGCATGCCGCTCCTACGCCAAACAACTTCACTGGAGGcggtgactggtacatggacaccggtgctatggctcacatgtttgctcatcctg GTGTAGCTCCAAGAACAGGTGTTTTGTGGCGTGTATTGATGACCAATAGCGAATACGAGTATGTGAAGAGGGAATTCGAGTTCGACCGTCACCTCCCAGCCTCCAACTGGATCATTGTGCGCTTCGATGGCTGTCATTTCCACCG ATTCTCGAAGATACACGCCTTTGAGAAACCAAATGATGAGTGCTTTAAGATTGATGAATGCTTGTGCTAG
- the LOC123180614 gene encoding uncharacterized protein isoform X1, with protein sequence MAFPSLSPALPPAPWDPVLLTGLHAAPTPNNFTGGGDWYMDTGAMAHMFAHPGVAPRTGVLWRVLMTNSEYEYVKREFEFDRHLPASNWIIVRFDGCHFHRPQQDPVQDMLLDASEVPKGRKRSLRYAEVFFHHLRQRTRTSCSFSHLK encoded by the exons ATGGCGTTCCCGTCCCTGTCGCCGGCCCTGCCGCCGGCGCCCTGGGACCCGGTGCTCCTCACCGGGCTGCATGCCGCTCCTACGCCAAACAACTTCACTGGAGGcggtgactggtacatggacaccggtgctatggctcacatgtttgctcatcctg GTGTAGCTCCAAGAACAGGTGTTTTGTGGCGTGTATTGATGACCAATAGCGAATACGAGTATGTGAAGAGGGAATTCGAGTTCGACCGTCACCTCCCAGCCTCCAACTGGATCATTGTGCGCTTCGATGGCTGTCATTTCCACCG GCCACAACAGGATCCAGTACAAGACATGCTTTTGGATGCTAGTGAAGTCCCGAAAGGGCGAAAACGAAGCTTGCGATATGCTGAAGTCTTCTTTCATCATCTAC GTCAAAGGACAAGAACGAGCTGCTCTTTCAGCCATTTGAAATGA